The following coding sequences lie in one Pseudarthrobacter phenanthrenivorans Sphe3 genomic window:
- a CDS encoding phosphatase PAP2 family protein — translation MAVNSSTIIRAKNRSARWLTEALQPPVVVSVQLLASPLTQPGFPGTAGYGALAALFVCVLPLVLLLVLVRLGKVTDHHVSDRRQRAPVLLMALASILAGLLVLDAAGAPQSVVVMVLAVVAGVVVLAGVSPFWKISGHAAAISSSAVIGVLMLGAAWLPLLLLIPAVGWSRVVLRAHSPAQVVAGSLFGGVVMAGIWWVLQGLLVSP, via the coding sequence ATGGCCGTTAACAGCAGCACCATCATCCGGGCCAAGAACAGGTCGGCGAGGTGGCTGACAGAGGCGCTCCAGCCCCCCGTGGTGGTGAGCGTCCAGCTGCTGGCCAGTCCCCTTACGCAGCCTGGCTTCCCGGGAACCGCCGGCTACGGGGCACTCGCCGCCCTGTTCGTCTGCGTCCTCCCGCTGGTCCTCTTGCTGGTGCTGGTGCGGCTGGGGAAGGTAACGGACCACCATGTCAGCGACCGCCGGCAGCGCGCCCCTGTGCTGCTGATGGCCCTCGCATCCATCCTGGCTGGGCTCCTGGTGCTGGACGCCGCGGGTGCGCCGCAGAGCGTGGTGGTGATGGTCCTTGCCGTGGTGGCGGGCGTGGTGGTGCTCGCCGGCGTAAGCCCCTTTTGGAAGATCAGCGGGCATGCCGCTGCCATCTCCTCATCCGCCGTAATTGGGGTGCTCATGCTGGGTGCGGCATGGCTTCCCCTGCTGCTGTTGATCCCCGCCGTCGGCTGGTCGCGGGTGGTGCTGCGCGCCCACTCCCCAGCTCAGGTTGTGGCCGGATCGCTCTTTGGCGGCGTGGTCATGGCCGGGATTTGGTGGGTCCTGCAGGGCCTGCTGGTGTCACCCTGA
- a CDS encoding aminotransferase-like domain-containing protein yields the protein MSHETLDAAAGTLPAEAIDAIERAATSAHRHDELFSERAANIRQSAVRDVFDISMRPGLVSLAGGSPYLQSLPLERLAATAAKIISEDGLTALQYSSGQGSEELRAQICEVMAAEGIRDALPQNVVITAGSQSAQDVATKVFCNPGDVVLVEDPTYVGALNTFEAYQVQVETVAMDESGLVPDLLEARIAALQLAGKNVKFLYTIPNFNNPSGITLAKERRQKVVDICRNANILVLEDNPYGLLRYSGEPLEPLRAENPDDVIYMGSFSKIFAPGLRIGWALVPEHLQRRYYLAAEAVTLCPPAFNQMLVSAYLRDYDWKGQIGTYRGLYAERCNAMLAALTEHMPAGTTWTTPEGGFFVWVTLPEGVDTYPLLHKAIDAGVVFIPGAAFTPSDEPSNKLRLAFSAVPPEAIAEGVRRLAPVLQEAIAAL from the coding sequence GTGAGCCACGAAACACTTGACGCCGCAGCAGGGACGCTGCCGGCAGAAGCCATTGATGCCATCGAGCGGGCGGCAACGTCCGCCCACCGCCATGACGAACTGTTTTCGGAGCGGGCCGCAAACATCCGCCAGTCAGCCGTGCGCGATGTCTTTGATATCTCCATGCGCCCCGGGCTTGTGTCGCTGGCCGGGGGAAGCCCCTACCTCCAGTCCCTCCCCCTCGAACGGCTCGCCGCCACGGCAGCGAAGATCATCTCCGAGGACGGGCTCACCGCACTGCAGTACAGCAGCGGCCAGGGATCGGAAGAACTCCGTGCCCAGATCTGCGAAGTGATGGCGGCAGAGGGCATCCGGGACGCCCTTCCGCAGAACGTGGTCATCACGGCGGGATCACAGTCTGCACAGGACGTGGCCACCAAGGTCTTCTGCAACCCCGGCGATGTGGTGCTGGTTGAAGACCCTACGTACGTGGGTGCCCTGAACACGTTCGAGGCCTACCAGGTCCAGGTGGAAACCGTGGCAATGGATGAGTCCGGCCTGGTTCCGGACCTGCTGGAGGCACGGATCGCCGCGCTTCAGCTGGCTGGCAAGAACGTCAAGTTCCTCTACACCATCCCCAACTTCAACAACCCGTCCGGCATCACCCTGGCCAAAGAGCGCCGCCAGAAGGTGGTCGATATATGCCGCAATGCGAATATATTGGTGCTTGAGGATAATCCATACGGCCTGCTCCGCTACAGCGGAGAACCCCTGGAGCCGCTGCGGGCGGAAAACCCTGACGACGTGATTTACATGGGTTCCTTCTCCAAGATTTTTGCCCCCGGGCTGCGGATCGGCTGGGCCCTGGTTCCCGAACACCTGCAGCGGCGCTACTACCTCGCGGCGGAAGCGGTAACGCTGTGTCCGCCTGCCTTCAATCAGATGCTGGTTTCCGCCTACCTTCGGGACTACGACTGGAAGGGACAGATCGGGACGTATCGAGGACTCTACGCGGAGCGCTGCAACGCCATGCTCGCCGCCCTGACCGAACACATGCCGGCCGGAACCACCTGGACCACTCCGGAGGGCGGCTTCTTTGTGTGGGTTACGCTCCCCGAAGGCGTGGATACCTATCCTTTGTTGCACAAGGCGATCGACGCCGGCGTGGTGTTTATTCCGGGAGCCGCCTTCACGCCGTCGGACGAGCCGTCCAACAAGCTGCGCCTGGCGTTCAGCGCCGTACCTCCGGAAGCGATCGCGGAAGGCGTCAGGCGGCTTGCGCCGGTGCTTCAGGAAGCAATCGCCGCGCTGTAG
- a CDS encoding universal stress protein has translation MSGIIVVGVDGSATAKKAAEQARELAAALGASLHVVSAFDSDKTEVFGSGSDRWIVSDADAAEHVARTVADSLGRDIKVTYSAARGRPADALIKEALRTEARIIVVGNRRMHGIGRVLGSVANSVAHNAPCDVYIANTYDAD, from the coding sequence ATGAGCGGAATCATCGTCGTCGGTGTGGACGGCAGCGCAACTGCGAAGAAGGCGGCGGAGCAGGCGAGGGAACTCGCGGCAGCACTGGGCGCTTCCCTCCATGTGGTGTCCGCATTCGACAGCGACAAGACCGAGGTGTTCGGCAGCGGCAGCGACCGGTGGATCGTGTCCGACGCCGATGCCGCGGAGCACGTGGCCCGGACGGTCGCAGATTCGCTGGGCAGGGACATCAAGGTGACGTACTCGGCTGCCCGCGGACGCCCTGCGGACGCCCTGATCAAGGAAGCACTGCGGACCGAAGCGCGGATCATCGTGGTGGGAAACCGCAGGATGCACGGAATCGGCCGTGTGCTGGGCAGTGTTGCCAACAGCGTGGCCCATAACGCACCCTGCGACGTGTACATCGCCAACACCTACGACGCCGACTAG
- a CDS encoding alpha-ketoacid dehydrogenase subunit beta: MTTMTIAKAINEGLRATLSQNPKSLLMGEDIGPLGGVYRVTDGLIGEFGPDRVVDTPLAESGIIGTAIGLALRGYRPVCEIQFDGFVFPGFNQITTQLAKMHARSNGNLTVPVVIRIPYGGGIGSVEHHSESPEALFAHTAGLRIITPSNAHDAYWMVQQAVECQDPVIIFEPKRRYWLKGEVDMDAPGRAGDPFKAHVLRKGTDATIVAYGPLVPVALAAANAAEEDGRSVEVIDLRSISPLDFDTVTASVQKTGRLIVAHEAPTFGGIGGEIAARISERAFHSLEAPVIRVGGFHMPYPVAKVEEDYLPDIDRILEALDRALSY, translated from the coding sequence ATGACCACCATGACCATCGCCAAGGCCATCAACGAAGGCCTCCGTGCAACCCTCAGCCAAAACCCCAAATCACTGCTGATGGGTGAAGACATCGGCCCCTTGGGCGGCGTCTACCGGGTGACGGACGGGCTGATTGGCGAGTTCGGTCCGGACCGGGTAGTGGACACCCCGCTGGCGGAATCGGGCATCATTGGAACCGCCATCGGCCTTGCGCTGCGCGGGTACCGGCCGGTCTGCGAAATCCAGTTCGACGGATTCGTGTTCCCCGGCTTCAACCAGATCACCACCCAGCTGGCCAAGATGCACGCCCGCAGCAACGGCAACCTCACCGTCCCGGTGGTCATCCGCATCCCTTACGGCGGGGGCATCGGTTCCGTCGAGCACCACTCGGAGTCACCGGAAGCGCTCTTCGCCCACACGGCCGGCCTGCGCATCATCACCCCGTCCAACGCCCACGATGCGTACTGGATGGTCCAGCAGGCGGTGGAGTGCCAGGACCCGGTGATCATTTTCGAGCCCAAGCGCCGCTACTGGCTCAAGGGCGAGGTGGACATGGACGCACCTGGCCGGGCAGGGGATCCCTTCAAGGCCCACGTCCTCCGCAAGGGCACCGATGCCACCATCGTGGCCTACGGCCCGCTGGTTCCCGTTGCGCTTGCTGCCGCCAACGCCGCCGAGGAGGACGGCCGGAGCGTCGAGGTGATCGACCTGCGGTCCATCTCACCCCTTGACTTCGATACGGTCACGGCCTCGGTCCAGAAGACGGGCCGCCTGATTGTGGCCCATGAGGCACCCACCTTCGGCGGAATCGGCGGCGAAATCGCTGCCCGAATCAGCGAGCGGGCCTTCCACTCCCTGGAAGCCCCGGTTATCCGCGTGGGCGGATTCCACATGCCCTACCCGGTTGCCAAGGTTGAGGAAGACTACCTTCCGGATATCGACCGCATCCTTGAGGCGCTGGACCGCGCCCTCTCCTACTGA
- a CDS encoding 2-oxo acid dehydrogenase subunit E2, producing MTLNKFNLPDVGEGLTEAEIVSWKVKPGDAVAINDVLCEIETAKSLVELPSPFAGTVTELLVPEGVTIDVGTAIISVSDDVSGDPTPADVRAPATPVQPLYGTLPTQEADGAAADGGTQGGAPAGGPLVGSGPKADAVKRRPRKSSPASAVTANAPVVEPVQPLTPAAVSATDTESAPVDNRPTLGGTITGLVNRVLAKPPVRKIARDLGIDLADVVATGSRGEVTREDLVSYQAQRDAELDKADGFWGKAGKPQDQRIERIPVKGVRKATAKAMVDSAFAAPHVSIFVDVDASRTMEFVKRLKSSRDFEGIKVSPLLILAKAVIWAAARNPSVNATWVDNPDGNDGAEIQVKHYMNLGIAAATPRGLMVPNIKNAQDLSLKELALALNNLAVTARAGKTKPADMQGGTLTITNIGALGIDTGTPIINPGEVAIVAFGTIKQKPWVLDGEVIPRWITTLGGSFDHRVVDGDLSARFMADVAAILEEPALLLD from the coding sequence ATGACTCTCAACAAGTTCAACCTGCCCGACGTCGGCGAGGGCCTGACCGAGGCCGAAATCGTCTCCTGGAAGGTCAAGCCAGGTGACGCCGTCGCCATAAACGACGTCCTCTGCGAGATCGAAACGGCCAAGTCCCTGGTGGAACTGCCCTCACCCTTCGCGGGGACCGTCACGGAACTGCTGGTGCCCGAAGGGGTGACTATCGACGTCGGGACCGCCATCATCAGCGTGAGCGACGACGTTTCCGGCGACCCCACGCCCGCGGACGTCCGCGCGCCGGCAACGCCGGTCCAGCCGCTGTACGGAACGCTCCCCACCCAGGAGGCGGACGGCGCAGCGGCCGACGGCGGCACGCAGGGCGGTGCCCCGGCCGGCGGTCCACTGGTGGGTTCCGGTCCAAAGGCCGACGCCGTCAAGCGGCGGCCGCGGAAATCGTCGCCGGCGTCCGCAGTCACGGCCAACGCCCCGGTGGTTGAGCCTGTCCAGCCGCTGACGCCTGCCGCCGTTTCCGCAACGGACACCGAAAGCGCACCCGTCGACAACCGCCCCACCCTCGGCGGAACCATCACGGGCCTGGTGAACCGGGTGCTGGCGAAGCCGCCGGTCCGAAAAATTGCCCGCGACCTGGGCATTGACCTGGCGGACGTGGTGGCCACCGGTTCACGGGGCGAGGTCACCCGGGAAGACCTGGTCAGCTACCAGGCGCAGCGCGACGCGGAACTGGACAAGGCGGACGGATTCTGGGGCAAGGCCGGCAAGCCGCAGGACCAGCGGATCGAACGGATCCCCGTCAAGGGCGTCCGGAAGGCCACGGCGAAGGCCATGGTGGATTCCGCGTTCGCGGCGCCGCACGTGAGTATCTTCGTGGACGTGGATGCCAGCCGGACCATGGAATTCGTCAAGCGGCTCAAATCGTCGCGGGATTTTGAGGGCATCAAGGTTTCGCCACTGCTCATCCTCGCCAAGGCCGTGATCTGGGCCGCGGCGCGGAATCCAAGCGTCAACGCCACCTGGGTGGACAACCCGGACGGAAACGATGGTGCCGAAATCCAGGTCAAGCACTATATGAACCTGGGGATCGCGGCGGCAACCCCGCGGGGACTCATGGTGCCGAATATCAAGAACGCGCAGGACCTTTCGCTGAAGGAACTGGCACTGGCGCTCAACAACCTGGCCGTCACTGCCCGGGCCGGCAAGACGAAGCCCGCTGATATGCAGGGGGGCACGCTCACCATCACCAACATTGGAGCCCTCGGCATTGATACCGGCACTCCCATCATCAATCCGGGCGAGGTAGCCATCGTGGCCTTCGGAACCATCAAGCAGAAGCCCTGGGTCCTGGACGGCGAAGTCATTCCCCGGTGGATTACCACCCTTGGCGGATCCTTCGACCACCGCGTGGTGGACGGAGACCTGTCCGCCCGCTTCATGGCGGACGTCGCTGCCATCCTGGAGGAGCCTGCGCTCCTCCTGGACTAG